Below is a window of Candidatus Bathyarchaeota archaeon DNA.
AGTCGTTTCGGTCACGTGCAACTCAAAGTCTGTCGCAAGGCAGGCGGCCAAAGATCGGAGGGTAGACCTTCTGTCTTTTTCCGCAACCGACTTCCGTAAACGATTTTTTGATTACGCCGAGGCGGAACTTGCTTCTAAGGCATTGTCGTCCCTTGAGATAGACATGGCACCACTTCTTTCGCTAAAAGGTTTTTCAAGAATCCGTCTTCTTTCACGTCTACGAAAAGAGACGGCGATCGCAAAAAAGTTTGGCGTACCAGTCATACTTTCTAGTGGAGCAAAAGATCCGTACCTCATGAGAAGCCCCCATGATTACGCCGCTCTAGCTGCCCTCTTTGACATGCCTCAAGAGTCCGCGTTGTGTGCCCTTTCAGAGAACCCCCTTGCAATAATCAAGCGGAACAGAGAAAAGCTGAACTCAGATTATATAGCCCCAGGCATACGCATTATAAGGAGTCCAAGGAGGGAAACATTTGCCTCGACGCATGAGAAGACGCTATCTCCATCTGACGATTGTGAGCGAACAACTTCTCAACGAAAAAGACGTGATACACACCATTTGGAGCGCCATCCTTAAACTCTTTGGGGAATACGGTGCTAGTCAAGCAAACACAGCCCTTATTGAGTACAACCCACAGAAAAGTTACGCCGTTGTACGCTGTCTACACAAAGCCCTAGAAATGGTGAAAGCTTCCATCGCTTCCATAACCGAGATTAATGGAAAACCCGCAGCCATTCATATTGTAGGAGTTTCTGGAACGTTGAAGGCGCTTCGCAAAAAAGCAGCAATATAGATGCATGATGCAAAGTTTATCTGCTGGAACGTTCTCATTTACATGGGGGATGATGTAGCCGTCCCAGACCGACATTAATGGATGAGGATCTCATGACGAACAGACCCCATCTTTTGATAATTGTCATTTTTTCATTTCATATTTAACCTACAGCTATTGAAATCTCAAACGCCAAGCTTGCATTCTTTCCCAGTCAAGAAGAAAAAAGGAGGAAAATGTAGGCTTGTTTCTACTTTTTCTTTATGGCCGCAATAAATTCGTCTATGGGAATTGCTGGTATACTCATTATTTGAACTGTTCCGCGTGAACCCATTTCTATGGAAATACGTGCTATTGTCTTGTTGTCTGATGCTTCAACTATGTTCACGAAATCATACGATCCAAGCGTTGCATATTGATGGACAACCTTCACGCCCATTGTCTCAAGTTCCCTATTGACCTCTTTGATTCTTTCAGGCTTCTCTCTAACGGTCTTCCATCCCTCGTCCGTAAGCTTAGAAAGAAGAATATATGTAGGCATGTATCATTTTCCCTCCAAACATACTTTCTACACGTACCTACCATTTCTATTTTTCGAAAGAGCGGTGTATTCGTAGTATGTATGGGTGGTCCAAAAAGATTATAGGGGGGCTATAGGGGGGTCTAAAAAGAGAGAGATACACAAATAACGTGGCAAAACGGTCAACCCAAAACTTCCAGTATCCAACAAGCACACTCAATAAAGAAATTCAATAGAAAGACAAAAGCATATTATGAATTATCCATAAACCTTAAAACAATCAGGAATATGGTTTAAGTAAAATGACCGTTGAAAGAAATCTTCTCCGCTCTATTTTGAAGTTAACAAAAAAAGGCCCAATCGAAAAAACCCTAATCAGCAGAGACGCTCAAATCCCCGTTCAAATTGCCGATGATATGCTGAAAGACTTTTCCAAGGCAGGCTTTATTCAGTTGAGAGGCAAGGTAATCGAAGCTTCGTTGAACCAACGCGTAAAGATCGCTATTCACGCCATAAGGTTGGGCGCAGACTTTGAAAGCGTGTGCAACTTTCTTGAATGGAACGAGTTTGAAAAAATCGCGGCTACAACATTCGAATTCAACCATTTCAACGTCATAAAAGGTCTCCGTTTTAAAGGGGCTGGAAGAAGATGGGAAGTCGACGTTCTTGGCTGCAGAGAACCCATCATCGTCAGCGTGGACTGCAAACACTGGCATCACGGCTGGACAAGATCGGCCATAACGAAAACAATTGACGCCCAGATTAAGAGAACCCAAGCCTTAGCAAACGCAGTTCCCACGCTACGCGAGAAAATAGGGTTAGCTGACTGGAAAGAAGCAACACTGATTCCAATGGTCTTATCACTTTTTCCTGCTCCTCTCAAATTCTACAGAAACACGCCAGTGGTTCCAATTTTGCAACTTCAAGACTTCCTAAACGAACTACCAGCACACATAGATTCGATGACACACTTTTTCGCCTATCTTTAGAGAAAAATGAACTTTTTATATACTCAGAAAAATTGCTACATAAAACTTGATTTTTTATTGACAGAAATGCCTTTAAAAATAGTTTGCTTAAACCTGTTTTAGAATAATTTCTTTAAAAAATTTCACAATAGAAAATAAATCGACCAAAAAAACGTCAAAATATAAATATTACTGTTTCTTTGAACAGAAGAATTTTGATTTTGTTACGCAAAAATGTAAAGATATTGAACGAGTTTATAAAGGCATAATATTGATATCTGCAAATGGTGTCATCCAATGACTTCAATAGCGGTTCCGAGGGCTTGACCTGGCACGCCCTTCTTGAAACGTGCTCTCACTAAACCTTTTTTTCCATGTACAGCCACGATTTTTCCTCGAAGCTTACGTTCTCCAATAGGCCACGCCACCTTTCGGCCTACAAGTCTTGCTGCTTCACCGGACGACTTGATAACAGAAAACTGGAGGATACATTCCTTAGGGCGCTGAGTCCTTGGGCCAGTCCTATAACCTACGATAACGCCTTGAATAACTTCAGACATACTTTTCACTTCACAAATCTATACAGAACTTTCTTCAGCAATGTCCTATTTATTTGCTTCACTTCCACACAAGATAAGTTATTGAAAGCTGGGGGAGTCTTTTATTTTTCAGCATCCTACGTTAGTTCCCTGGCCAGCCTTTCCCTTTGTTTACGTATGTGCCTACGACTATAACCAATGTAAGGATCCACTGTTTTAGAAGCCTTCCAACCGAACCAAGCCATCATCTCAGGAATGGTTGTCTCAGGGTCTTCTAAGAATCTGGTTGCTCGGTTCAACCGGAAAAAGTGAGGGTAATGTTTAGGCATCACTCGTTTGACTATGCGCCATGCGGTAGGTCCTGAAATGTTCCACACTCTACGAGTAGGGTTAACTAACGTTCGCCTTGTTTTGTTCACCTTTTTTACAATCAGGTCAACATAAGGATAATTAATCAGGACCTCTAAGGGCTCCCTTTCTCCACCTTTCTTAGGGGTGGCATCAACAATTAACAAACCGTCTTTAATAATGAAGTCTTCCTTCACTCTCTCCAAGGTTTCAGCCCTACGGACACCGAACCAATATAAGAAGGCCAGAAAGGATTTGTCTCTCAAAGGCTTGACAAACTTCCCGTTCTCCACTATAGAACTGAACGTTTGAAAGTCTATCGGTGTTGTCTGTTTGCCATATTTGTAATGATGTTTGTGAGGGTTGCCTTTTCTCTTAACCATGTTTGAAACCTTCTACCAGAAAAAATTCTTTGAAATAGAACATACATTTTATTTCATTTCAACATTAATATAAGTTTTCCCCAACATAATAGTAGAATTTCTATGGTGTAGAAAGACCGTCAGGGTCTGGAATTTTTCGCCTCGCACAGTCATCAACATCATGAAACGCGCCATGGGAGTCCGTTACTATCCTCATCTTTTCCGACTAAACCGAGCGACAAGGTTCCTAGAAGACCCAACAACGACGATACATGAGATGAAGACCTAGTTCGGTTGGAAAGCAGCGAAGACGGTGGATCCTTACATTGGATACATCAGAAGACGCATTCATAGACAAAGGGAGAGACTTGAAATGGAACTAGGATAGTTTTGGACGCAAAAGTGGGGAAACTCGTTGATGCTTTTGTATCCGGATACATGGTCCCTTCCTTTCAAAAAAGATCTGGTTAACATTGGTGAACATTATGAACTGATGTATTATGCGATTCACCAATATCACCAAAGCTTACAAACAATGCTTCACAAAGAGGACAAAACACCCTGTTTTGCCCACCCTAAACAACATAGAAACGTTCTCACTAATCAAAAAGCCTGAAAATAAGCTTCTTCTAGTACACCGGCTCATCAATCCTAAGCGAAAAATAAAGCAACATCACCAACAAAAGGATACAAAAGCATCAACAGGTTTAGTTACTTTTCTTTCCTCAGCCATTTTGTAATAGACTTAGCTGTTATTTTTCTTTCACGCTCAGCATGTTTAGAGATTTTTCTGAGCTGATAGGTTCCTACAGTTTGAAGAGCTTTCTCAGCCAGCTGGTCAGCTTCTCCAGCTTCAAATCGGTCCCATCCATTCCAGTGGCGATAGCTCTCAATGGAAGTCCAGTCAAGAGAAAAGTCGTTGATCATGTCCGGTGAAAAGCATATGGCGACAACGTTTAAGCTGCGATGTAAGCTCATTGGACACGTGAAGACTCGCTGCAGGTCCATCTCGTTTTCAACATTCAGCTTCTCAGCTTGATACTTTTTGGCAAGCTCCAGATACTGCGAACGAAGCTTCTTATTCGCATATTCCACGATGGCGTAGGCAGCATTAAGCGGATTGATTTTTCTAAGCAACTCGTCTGAGAAGGCTTTATGATGCATGTGAATGTGAAGTCCGTTTCCTGACCACATTAGGAAAACCGATTTTGAAACGCCTTCACGGCTTAAAAAAGCAAGGATTTCTTTTGCAACTGCTATGGTTGTCTTCCATTTGTCAATGGTGTTGTCGATGTCCCATGTGGGAAGGCAGAAAGCAATGTTATCCATGCTTCTTAAATGTTCAGGACGAGATGTTTCCTTGTAAACGTTTGCAGAGGCGTAAAACGTTCTTGGCCTCAGTTTTCCGAAGCGTTTCAACAACGCTGAAATGTCTTCTGGATTGTTAATGACCAATGGCACCTTACCTTTTTTCACCCGTTTGTATCGCAGTAGGTATGGCCGTCCTTGTGTATTCAAGAGTTCACAATGCAATGCGATTCATCGGTTTTTACTGAATCTAGCGATTTCATCTTGAACTTCTCTTCGATCATAGTGAGTTACAATGCTTTCGTAGTTGGATGAGTCCATTATTGCTTGTTCTCCTCAGAATTTCATCAATCAATGCACAATATTTTTTATTCCCAAGAATGTAAGTCTTTCACCAAGAGGAAACCAGAATGAAAATTGTTAGTGAAAGCTTCACGTTCTCTACTAAGGGCGAAATTGACTTTGTTGATCTTACTGGCAAGGTTCAAGAGGTGGTGAAAAGATCTGGCATCAGGAATGGTTTGGCCCATGTGTTTGCCCCTCACGCCACTGGCATAATAGTCCTAACAGAGTATGAACCAAGTCTACTCAACGACATCAGAAACGTTCTTGAGAAACTGTTTCCTAAGCGTGGTTCTTATCAACATCCATCCAACGCTCATTCTCATCTTAGATCCATGTTTCTCCCCCCAGATAGGACGTTGCCAGTAGTTGATGGACGAGTTGTTTTAGGCACATGGCAATCTCTGTTTTTCATTGAAACTGACGTTTATCCGAGAAGAAGAACAGTGGTTACGCAGGTAATTGGTGAGTAAACAGTAACTGACTTTTGATAAAGTGCGATATCACCTAAGAGAACAGACAAGTGGCAACTGGCTTCTTATCAGCTTGTTTAGGGTCAAACGATTAAAACGATTCCGTAACAAGCAGCCAATTGTGTTGGCGCCAAGTTTATTTGCTGTGGGAAAATGGATACGTTTGTCCTTCGGTTCAGTTGTCATGGTCTTGAAAGTTGCAGTGCGATTAGTCAAATACAAAAAAGCATATTTTTGACGGCGTTGAATGAGATTTTTGCCATTTCTGTATAAAGGTTGCGGGATTCGGGTGAATTCGTCAGCTGCAAGACTGAGAGAAGAGCATTGATAGCCTGTTTCTTTGTTGGCGTGTTGCGAAGCGAGCAGTTTGAGAGGCATCGCAAATGGTAGAAAATGGGAGAATATGTTCGGAGATTACGTCTTATCTACGCAAATATAAACTTCGATGTTTTTCGAATAGAGGCACAATGATGTGTGCGTTAGACGTTGCCTAATCAACAATTTGCGCTTTGATTATTCTGACATCTTGTATCGGTATGTAATACGGTTCTCCGCTCGTCTCTACTTCTGCAATAGCGTCCACTACATCCATTCCATCCACAACTTCCCCAAAGACTGGATGTAGCAAGTCCAAGTAGTTATTGTCGACAAGATTTATGAAGAACTGACTGCTTCCGCTATTTGGTACATCCTGGATATTTGCCATAGCCACTGTGCCTCTATCATTTCTATTATGGCCTGTGAATTCATCAGGTATTGTTGGAACTGATGGATCTTCTCCTCCTTGGATCATGAAGTCACTGATCACTCTGTGGAAAGCGTTGTCATCATATACTCCTTGTTGAACCAGATTCTTGAAATTGCTTGTTGTAATTGGCATATCAGTGTATAGCTCGATAGTGATATCACCCATGTTTGTCTCCAACAGAACTCTGGTGGCGCCTGGGCCGTCTTCATCAACTATGGCTTGCATGGCTGCATTTGAGTATGCAATTGTGCTGTTCCCGCGCCATTCGTTCATGTATCTTGTTATGTTTTGAGTGTTGGTCCAGTTGTTCGTTTTATTGTATACTACTTCGATTTCGCTTCGGTCTATATATTGTCCTGCGTATGTGAAGTTGTTCCATGCTAATGTGTACTCGTGGCTTGCCTTGTCAAGTTTTTCGATTTCGTTCCACGCTGTTCTGATTAGGTCATGTTGTTCTGAAATCCATGTTTGATAATAATCACCAATGATTTCCTGCAAAGTCTGGTTGTAGCCCTCGACGTGAGGAAAGCTCTGGTCAAATGGGCTATACTCTGATGGATATTCGTCTGCATCTTGGCGTATTGGTAGATGATATTTCCCGATTATGTTCTGTGCTTGTTTAGTTAGAACATAGTCGATGAATGCTTTTGCCTCGCTGAGATATGTGCCCTTGGCGAATATGGCAATTGGGTCTGGTTGCAGGATTGTCTCGTTGAAGTAGGTGAAATCCACATAGGGAGCGGAGGCTGCCATTACATCATACGCGTAGAAATCTGGAACTATTGCGAGGGGTAGGAAATTTGATGCGGTTTGCCATGTGCTGTGTATTTCGTTGATATCATAATGTCTGATGAAAGCAGATAGTTTAACCAGATATTCCCATCCGTCAGTCCAGTTTTCGCTCTCAAGAATCAGCATGACAAAGGGTGACATAAGTTCAGACATAACGGGATCGGTCATGGTTATACTTCCTTCGTATTTGTCAAGCGTCAAATCGGCCCAACTCTGAGGTTTAGACAAACCTTCGCTGATGAGGTGATCCTCGTTGTACATTACTCCTAAGCCGTACAGACTTGCTGCGTACCAACGAGGGGTGGTTTGGCTTGAATCAACTAAGGGGCAGGAGTAACAGGTTTCGTTTATTTCACCATCGAGAAAGGGAGTTGCGTTATAGGCAAGCAAAGCGCTGCCTGCCTTTTCAAAGAGGGCGAGTGGTCCTCCCCACCAAATTTCTGCGTTAGGCTTCCATGGAGCGGTTGTTGCCTTTTCGTACGCGGTTTGTGGGTCAGTCCGTGTCAGCGTAACTTCTATGGGGTATCCGTACCATTCTTTGAAGTCGGTTATTACTTCATTTATCATCGGGTCTGGTTGATTGTGAAGAATGCGGAGTTGTGCGGGATGTGGTACTACATAGACGTAATAGCTTGCACTTGCCATGCTGACAGTAAAAATTCCGGCTATGACAATGATAACGATAGTGGAAGTGGGCAATTTCAGTGTATGTAAGCCTCCTTGATAGTGCAACCATACAAAAGAATTACGTTAATAGTTTTCGGTTAAAAGACTAACGAAGAGCCTGTACGCTTCCAACTCAAGCACATCACATTGTTCTAGACCTAGATCATTTCATGCATGCAGTTAGAATGCGTGTGCCCCTATAACACAGTGGTCAGATCAAAATCTCTTCACTTATTTCTACCCTGTCGTTTTCGATGGGTATTCCCTCTTTCTCTAAAAGGGTCCTTCTTGATTTGGCTCCTTTTTTCTCTCCTCCGAATCCGCCATCAGATTTGACAACACGGTGGCATGGAACTATGGGTGCAAGTGGATTCTTATGTAGGGCATTACCGACAGCCCGGTAAGCATGTGGTTTACCAATTTTTTCGGCTATTCCTTTGTATGTGCTAACCTTTCCCTTCGGAATTTTGAATGTAGCAACTAGGACCGCCCTTTCGAATTCCGTCTTATCCCTTAATAAGTTGATTACATCTTCCTCTCTTTTGATCTCCTCTTTCTTCATAAACCATCCCTTCTTATAGACGTATCCGAACCTTGTTTTTAACCTTAGCGCGCGCATGCGCATGCATAACATCTGGATTCCCTAAATCGACACCTGAACCATGCTTTTGGTTGAATTTGAGTATGTCGCTGACATCTATGGTAAACCGATGTTTCGTAAGAGAAAGTGAAAAGTAGGAGAATACTGCTAGGAATTGGGGAATTTTGCTTTTTACTCAAACATTGGAGATATCCCCCGCAAACTCTTCCTTTTTTTGGACGATAAAGATTCTGAACATTCATATGAGAGATAATACTATGAGTGTACAATAATCGTGATGCACCTTGTCAGATAAGGGTTCAAAAACAGTCGGCAGGTCGATTGAGGAAACAAGACAGTATCACACTCGCTACTTAAGAGCCATCAACAGTCCTTTGAGGCGAGAAATTCTTAGAGCTCTGAAGAAAGGTTACGCAACCATTGAAGATCTCCAATCGAGCACGGGGTTAGACAACGAGACTCTGAAATGGCATCTGAGTGTGTTAGAGCATGGCTTCTGCGTAGAGAAGGCTATCAAACAGGGAAAGCTGGTCTACAAGCTCACCCAAGAAGGTAGAGTTGTTGATTACTTGGAATAAACTGCGCGTGTATGTGGATGGAGTGCAATGAGATTTCCAGAAAGAGTCTACACTACTGAAGAGGTGAAGAAGGCTATGGAACTCATAAGAAAAGGCTATAAGCACAATCTGGAAGTGAACGGAAGCCCAGATTTTAGGAGTAAGACGGAAGAGGCTTTAGAGTTGATAAAAACAGCCGAATACTACGACTTCCTACGAACCTACATCAGACAGATCCGGGAAATCGACGGTTTGAGTCAGCTTCGCGAAGCAGAAGCAGCTATATGGGCAAACAAATACGCGGTTGCCGACCCTATCGAAGCTGCCGGCTTCATCATACAGAAGGCGCAACAGATGAAAGACTTCATTGAAGGAAGACTTTACTACGAAACAGCAGAGGTGCGGGCAGTTAAAAAGCGCATCGAATTCTTGGAAACGTTGAGAGACAGAAGTAAGGACCAAGCCGTAAAGAAAGAATGTGAAGAAAACTTGAAAAGATGGACTGAACCCACATTCCTATAACAGTTGCTGTAACAGCTGAAGAAGCTAAAGAACTCGTTGAAGTTGGCTTTGAATACGCCAACGGCATAGATGGCAGACACCTTTACAGGAAGAGAAAGCAATAACTCAAAACTTCGAGGGTCTAGCTTTTCTCTCGAACTGTTTCTCGTAGATTTTCCTAACTCTTTCAATGGTGTCAGCTTCTTCGGGGCCTTTATCGTCTCGAATCCTAGTTATTCTGGCAAACCGCAACGCCATTCCACACCTGTACTTGGGGCTCTCCTGAATCTCATTGTACGCTACTTCAACCACAATTCGAGGAGTAACTACCACTTTTCCCCGATCTTCCCTAACCGCTAACTCTTTCAAATGCGCAGTCATCCGAATGATTTCCTTATCGGTAAGCCCCTTGAACGTCTTACCCACCATCAAAAATTCTCCACTATCAACATCTCGCGCAGCCAAGTAATAGTCTGAAAGCCAGTCATGTCTTCTTCCATACCCATATTCCGCGGCAACAATAACCAAATCTAATGGCTCTAGTGACTCTTTGATTTTGAACCATCGTTTCCCCCTGATTCCAGGCGTGTATGCACCGTCCAACCTCTTAGCCATCAACCCCTCGTGGCCTTCATTTAAGGCTTCTCTCAGAAACTCTTCCGCCTCCAGACGCTTCCTAGTGATTAACTGCTTTGCCAACAATATGTCCCCCGCAATTTTTTCCAGCTTTTTCCTCCGCCCGATGTAGGAATCATCAGCTAGGCTTTGGCCATTGAGGTATATGAGATCGAAGAGATAGAGTTTCACAGGGATTTGCTTAACCATTTTCTCTACGTCGTGAACTCTTCGAAACCTTCTCATGAGATGTTGAAATGGCAGTGGATTACCGTCTTCTCCTATCGCTATGACTTCGCCTTCCAAAATGGCTTTTTGGGCTTTCACTTCCTCCTGAACTAATTGCACCACTTCAGGTAAACTGTCGGTCACATCGGTTAACCTGCGACTGTAGATTCTAACTTCGTTATTTGATTTGTGAATTTGAATGCGGGCACCATCCAACTTATATTCAAAAGCTGTCTTTTCGCCGTGTTCTTTGAGGGCTTCATTCACGTTTTCAGCCATTTGGGCTAGCATAGGCTTGATAGGCCTGAAAATCTGAAACTCTAGTTTTAAGATACCTTCTTTGCCTTTAGCCTTAGCTATAACGGCAACTTCTGCAATGTCACCGGTCAACATGCTTGCCTTCTGAACAACATTGTGAGGAATGTTGAAAGCTTTGGAGACGGCGAGTTCCATTAGACCTTCATGAAAACCTGTTCTCATTTCGCCTATCATAATCTTGATCAGGTATTTGGCTTCTAGAGGTGTGGTTTGTCCTAGCAAGGTTTCCAGCAGGCGTTCTTTCCGTTCTCTTGAACCGTGGCCTGTCGTTTCAGCTATGGCTTCTAGGTTTCGTCTCACCTCAAGAATTGTCAATGGTTTTTCAATAAGCATAGTTTGTTTCCGAATTTTGCTTGCTTCAAAAACGGTTTTTGTTGCTGCTCCTATGTCACCTGTTCTGCTGAAGGCATCTGCGAAGTCTTTCCAGTTCACGTTTGTTAACCGTTTGATTATGCCACTAAGCGTCGTCCAACTAACCTCAAGCGTCCTTGAATCCCATCTGGGGAGTGCTCGACCGAGAATCATGGATGTTGCAGGGTCCACTTCATCTAGGGCTAAGTGTTTTAGAAAATCTGCTACCAAATTAACCATCAACGTGCGTTTGGAGGTAGCCTCCAGTTTCTCGCAAAGCTCGGCTAAAGCCTGAAAGTCTGTTCCCATAACTTTTACTTATGCACTTTTATTACGTAAAGGTTGCCAAACAACAAGAAAAATTATTGACTAACGTTTTCGGACGGTTCACATGGTTGAGAGTTTATCCTTTACTTCCTTTATCTTCTTTTTTAGTTTCGCCGCCTTTTTCTTATCTTTTAATGCCTTATAGCAGTCTAACGCGTATTCTAGTGCGCTTAGTCCGAAGCGGTCGTAGCCTATTTCGAGCGAGATGTCGGCTGCTTTGAGGAAACG
It encodes the following:
- a CDS encoding MGMT family protein; amino-acid sequence: MKKEEIKREEDVINLLRDKTEFERAVLVATFKIPKGKVSTYKGIAEKIGKPHAYRAVGNALHKNPLAPIVPCHRVVKSDGGFGGEKKGAKSRRTLLEKEGIPIENDRVEISEEILI
- a CDS encoding site-specific integrase; translated protein: MVKRKGNPHKHHYKYGKQTTPIDFQTFSSIVENGKFVKPLRDKSFLAFLYWFGVRRAETLERVKEDFIIKDGLLIVDATPKKGGEREPLEVLINYPYVDLIVKKVNKTRRTLVNPTRRVWNISGPTAWRIVKRVMPKHYPHFFRLNRATRFLEDPETTIPEMMAWFGWKASKTVDPYIGYSRRHIRKQRERLARELT
- a CDS encoding ATP-dependent DNA ligase translates to MGTDFQALAELCEKLEATSKRTLMVNLVADFLKHLALDEVDPATSMILGRALPRWDSRTLEVSWTTLSGIIKRLTNVNWKDFADAFSRTGDIGAATKTVFEASKIRKQTMLIEKPLTILEVRRNLEAIAETTGHGSRERKERLLETLLGQTTPLEAKYLIKIMIGEMRTGFHEGLMELAVSKAFNIPHNVVQKASMLTGDIAEVAVIAKAKGKEGILKLEFQIFRPIKPMLAQMAENVNEALKEHGEKTAFEYKLDGARIQIHKSNNEVRIYSRRLTDVTDSLPEVVQLVQEEVKAQKAILEGEVIAIGEDGNPLPFQHLMRRFRRVHDVEKMVKQIPVKLYLFDLIYLNGQSLADDSYIGRRKKLEKIAGDILLAKQLITRKRLEAEEFLREALNEGHEGLMAKRLDGAYTPGIRGKRWFKIKESLEPLDLVIVAAEYGYGRRHDWLSDYYLAARDVDSGEFLMVGKTFKGLTDKEIIRMTAHLKELAVREDRGKVVVTPRIVVEVAYNEIQESPKYRCGMALRFARITRIRDDKGPEEADTIERVRKIYEKQFERKARPSKF
- a CDS encoding 50S ribosomal protein L35ae; its protein translation is MSEVIQGVIVGYRTGPRTQRPKECILQFSVIKSSGEAARLVGRKVAWPIGERKLRGKIVAVHGKKGLVRARFKKGVPGQALGTAIEVIG
- a CDS encoding ArsR family transcriptional regulator, coding for MSDKGSKTVGRSIEETRQYHTRYLRAINSPLRREILRALKKGYATIEDLQSSTGLDNETLKWHLSVLEHGFCVEKAIKQGKLVYKLTQEGRVVDYLE
- a CDS encoding YjbQ family protein, whose product is MKIVSESFTFSTKGEIDFVDLTGKVQEVVKRSGIRNGLAHVFAPHATGIIVLTEYEPSLLNDIRNVLEKLFPKRGSYQHPSNAHSHLRSMFLPPDRTLPVVDGRVVLGTWQSLFFIETDVYPRRRTVVTQVIGE
- a CDS encoding GYD domain-containing protein encodes the protein MPTYILLSKLTDEGWKTVREKPERIKEVNRELETMGVKVVHQYATLGSYDFVNIVEASDNKTIARISIEMGSRGTVQIMSIPAIPIDEFIAAIKKK